A region from the uncultured Draconibacterium sp. genome encodes:
- a CDS encoding heparinase II/III family protein, with protein sequence MKRISLILFITIFSLTAYAQKRNYFLVTENNVKRLKSEIEKSEEVRNAWNIQLEKASQLMQKDRNSLFDARVLGLVYRMTGEKKYANRIKVTLLREIQRDTWEEWGLLQRDPAWNAGLRTAHATFNAALGFDCIYDCLTDDERKKIADGIVRLGINRILGDWINPTTNIHTFDTMGHNWWSGVVDIGGIAALAVRNEVPEAQSWVETISNASVEWLNYAGSVLQNKIPTFDRNGGFWESINYANFGVSQYLMFRLAHKNVHPKQKLPEMPQMETLIDFFIHTTYYTDSLTMSVNFGDGYYLRNGHACAKLLWNLGYQNEKVHWYLHKTNHAGNHEMMTNESALGLILNPVLPEKIETPELATSQLQPDMGWAMMRNSWNDNASFLAVKSGLAWNHAHADAGSYILFHKGKYLIIDSGNASYGNPLYTKYYCQSEAHNVVLWNGKGEEQNAPYFGSVNHGSLHNLLDAGKLKYLLANATGPYSKNLSRNYRSFLWVEDVILVIDDLLAYEPGIFEWLLHYNGESKRRGQNLSIKDGDAEVMVKPLFPETFPDGGLPHDFPEQMTLEERWGWEDHHPENKVPYWSVSHFEETLRTKFVTAIVLKNDKNKDDLPLVERFEGKDFLGVRITQNNETTEVYFNLLADGRLKHRNSIINMNGWDTDAYLMALTFKEGTDRSDVKNIADLFVTHGSYIRRDGQVLVHALSKYTAHVKDFGNQPELHFQGQQNIDFQVYYRSSASVVLVNNKHVKSKYNSDLKLIKIKLD encoded by the coding sequence ATGAAAAGGATATCTCTTATACTATTTATTACCATCTTTAGTTTGACGGCTTATGCGCAAAAACGCAATTATTTTCTTGTTACAGAAAATAATGTAAAGCGCTTAAAAAGTGAAATAGAGAAGAGTGAGGAGGTTCGGAACGCCTGGAATATACAGTTGGAAAAGGCAAGTCAGTTGATGCAAAAAGACAGAAACTCGTTGTTTGATGCACGAGTATTGGGATTGGTTTACCGCATGACAGGTGAAAAAAAATATGCGAACCGTATTAAAGTAACCTTGTTGCGTGAAATACAAAGAGATACCTGGGAAGAATGGGGGTTGTTACAGCGAGACCCTGCCTGGAATGCCGGATTACGTACGGCTCATGCAACTTTTAATGCGGCTCTGGGATTCGATTGTATTTATGATTGCCTAACTGATGATGAACGAAAAAAAATCGCCGATGGAATTGTTCGTTTGGGAATTAACAGAATATTAGGCGATTGGATTAATCCAACTACCAATATCCACACTTTCGATACTATGGGGCATAACTGGTGGAGTGGTGTAGTAGATATTGGTGGGATTGCTGCACTTGCAGTTCGTAACGAAGTACCGGAGGCTCAGAGTTGGGTAGAAACCATCTCAAATGCTTCGGTAGAGTGGTTGAATTATGCCGGAAGTGTGCTTCAAAATAAAATACCCACTTTCGATCGGAATGGTGGATTTTGGGAAAGCATTAACTATGCCAATTTTGGCGTTTCACAATACTTAATGTTTCGTTTGGCACACAAAAATGTGCATCCAAAACAAAAGCTTCCGGAAATGCCACAAATGGAAACATTAATTGATTTTTTTATCCACACCACTTATTACACTGATTCGTTAACCATGTCGGTAAATTTTGGCGACGGTTATTATTTGCGCAACGGACATGCTTGTGCCAAACTGCTTTGGAATTTGGGCTACCAAAATGAAAAGGTGCATTGGTACCTGCATAAAACCAATCATGCAGGTAATCATGAAATGATGACAAACGAATCGGCACTGGGATTAATTTTAAATCCTGTTCTGCCCGAAAAAATTGAAACTCCAGAATTAGCAACCTCGCAGCTGCAGCCTGATATGGGCTGGGCTATGATGCGTAATTCATGGAATGATAATGCCTCATTTTTAGCTGTAAAATCAGGGCTGGCCTGGAATCATGCGCATGCCGATGCCGGTTCATATATTCTCTTTCATAAGGGAAAATATCTGATTATCGATTCTGGAAATGCTTCTTATGGAAATCCACTTTATACAAAGTATTATTGCCAAAGCGAAGCGCACAATGTAGTACTTTGGAATGGAAAAGGAGAAGAGCAAAATGCACCTTATTTTGGCTCGGTCAATCATGGTTCGTTACACAATCTTTTAGATGCCGGTAAGTTGAAATACTTATTGGCGAATGCCACCGGGCCTTATTCCAAAAATCTTTCGCGCAACTACCGTAGTTTTTTATGGGTGGAAGATGTGATTTTGGTAATTGATGATTTGTTGGCTTATGAACCCGGCATATTTGAGTGGTTACTTCATTACAACGGCGAATCAAAGCGTCGTGGTCAAAATCTTTCAATAAAAGATGGCGATGCAGAAGTAATGGTAAAACCACTTTTTCCTGAAACTTTTCCTGATGGCGGATTACCGCATGACTTCCCGGAACAAATGACACTTGAAGAGCGTTGGGGATGGGAAGATCATCATCCTGAAAACAAAGTGCCGTATTGGTCGGTAAGCCATTTCGAAGAAACGCTTCGTACTAAATTTGTAACCGCAATTGTTCTTAAAAACGATAAAAATAAAGATGACCTGCCACTAGTGGAAAGGTTTGAAGGGAAAGATTTTCTGGGGGTACGTATTACTCAAAACAATGAAACTACTGAAGTTTATTTCAACCTGTTGGCCGATGGACGTTTAAAACATCGCAACAGTATTATTAACATGAATGGCTGGGATACGGATGCTTACCTGATGGCTCTTACTTTTAAGGAAGGAACAGACCGAAGTGATGTTAAAAATATAGCTGATTTATTTGTTACGCATGGAAGCTATATTCGTCGTGATGGGCAGGTGTTGGTTCATGCGCTTTCAAAATACACAGCGCATGTAAAAGATTTTGGCAATCAGCCAGAATTGCATTTTCAAGGGCAACAAAATATTGATTTTCAGGTGTATTACAGGTCTTCTGCTTCTGTGGTTCTTGTAAACAACAAGCATGTAAAGAGCAAATACAATTCTGACTTAAAACTGATAAAAATAAAGCTTGATTAA
- a CDS encoding glycoside hydrolase family 97 catalytic domain-containing protein has protein sequence MRNLLILLLTIFTFSTTAQKQHIVKNSRHEIKSPDKKTVFQFYQKTTAEAKTQMYYTVSFKDEPVVLESELGVLIENQLFESALGIENDPSTMWCENLDLKSFDTTTVDETWKPVYGERCVVRNNYNEMILHFSKFDEPENVHHGHAGTSYDKRRSYQMDLIVRVYNEGVAFRYHFPETSNGLFLHITGEQTSYTLPQGTMAYYERWAQGPYSYLPLKDWPDECERPLTLNLQNSLTVALLEAQMLDYSRGKFKLSEEKANTIDLTMYDKVDVITPYSTPWRVIMVAENPGELLENNDIVLNLNTPNKLENVSWIKPGKVIRSNLTTLDAKECVDFAAERNLQYVHLDAGWYGPEMKISSNATTVSPNRDLELQEVVNYAAKKGIGVFVYINQRALYDNLDEVFGQCRKWGIKGVKFGFVQIGSNRWSVWLHKAIKKAAEYQLLVDIHDEYRPTGFSRTYPNLMTQEGIRGNEEMPDATHNTILPFTRFLAGAGDYTICYYNNRIKTTHAHQLALSVVYYSPIQFLYWYDKPSLYRREKEIAFFDKVKTVWDDTKVLNGEIGKYITVARRSDKEWFVGAITNTERRTLEISCSFLEPGKDYKATLYYDDEGLNSRTNVNIRTENVDSTKKINFNLIDSGGVAIHFQPK, from the coding sequence ATGAGAAATTTATTGATACTACTACTTACTATTTTCACATTTAGTACAACTGCCCAAAAGCAACACATTGTTAAGAACTCGCGTCACGAAATTAAATCGCCTGATAAAAAAACGGTCTTTCAGTTTTATCAAAAAACCACCGCTGAAGCAAAAACGCAAATGTACTACACGGTAAGCTTTAAGGATGAACCTGTGGTATTGGAATCAGAATTGGGTGTTCTCATAGAGAATCAGCTGTTTGAATCGGCATTGGGGATTGAAAACGACCCAAGTACCATGTGGTGCGAAAACCTGGACCTTAAATCGTTTGACACAACTACTGTTGACGAAACCTGGAAACCTGTTTACGGCGAGCGCTGTGTGGTTCGAAATAATTACAATGAAATGATTCTTCATTTCTCAAAGTTTGATGAGCCGGAGAACGTACACCATGGACATGCCGGAACCAGTTACGATAAACGCCGCAGTTACCAAATGGATTTAATTGTAAGGGTTTATAACGAGGGAGTGGCTTTTAGGTATCATTTCCCGGAAACGTCAAACGGATTGTTTCTTCATATTACCGGAGAGCAGACCAGTTACACGCTGCCCCAAGGAACGATGGCTTACTATGAACGTTGGGCGCAGGGACCATACAGCTACCTACCGCTTAAAGACTGGCCGGATGAGTGTGAACGTCCATTAACGCTGAATTTGCAAAATAGCTTGACTGTTGCATTGCTTGAAGCACAAATGTTAGACTACAGTCGTGGTAAATTCAAACTGAGTGAAGAAAAAGCCAATACAATTGATCTCACAATGTACGACAAGGTAGATGTAATTACACCTTATTCAACTCCCTGGCGTGTGATTATGGTAGCTGAAAATCCGGGTGAACTTCTAGAAAATAACGACATTGTGTTAAACCTGAACACTCCTAATAAATTGGAAAATGTGTCGTGGATAAAACCAGGCAAGGTAATTCGTTCAAATCTTACCACCCTAGATGCAAAAGAATGTGTTGATTTTGCTGCCGAGAGGAACCTGCAATATGTTCACCTTGATGCCGGTTGGTATGGTCCGGAAATGAAGATTTCCAGCAATGCTACCACCGTTTCGCCTAACCGAGATTTGGAATTACAGGAGGTGGTGAACTATGCTGCAAAAAAAGGAATTGGAGTTTTTGTTTATATCAATCAGCGGGCCTTGTATGATAATCTGGATGAGGTATTTGGGCAATGTCGTAAATGGGGCATAAAAGGAGTTAAGTTTGGCTTTGTTCAGATTGGTTCCAACCGCTGGTCGGTATGGTTGCATAAGGCCATTAAGAAGGCAGCAGAGTACCAGCTTCTGGTAGATATTCATGACGAATATCGTCCAACCGGATTTAGTCGTACCTATCCGAACCTGATGACACAGGAAGGAATTCGCGGAAACGAAGAAATGCCTGATGCCACACACAACACTATTTTGCCTTTCACCCGCTTTTTGGCAGGTGCCGGCGACTATACCATTTGTTATTACAACAACCGCATTAAAACAACGCACGCACATCAATTAGCGCTTTCAGTGGTTTATTACAGCCCAATTCAGTTTTTGTATTGGTACGATAAGCCTTCGTTGTATCGAAGAGAAAAAGAAATCGCTTTTTTCGATAAGGTTAAAACAGTTTGGGACGATACAAAAGTACTAAACGGAGAAATTGGAAAATACATTACAGTAGCACGTCGCTCGGATAAAGAGTGGTTTGTGGGGGCCATTACGAATACTGAGCGTCGGACGCTTGAAATTTCATGTTCTTTTTTGGAGCCTGGTAAAGATTATAAGGCTACCTTATATTACGATGATGAGGGCTTGAACAGTCGTACGAATGTTAATATTAGAACGGAAAATGTTGACTCCACGAAAAAGATAAACTTTAACCTAATTGATAGTGGAGGGGTAGCCATTCATTTTCAGCCCAAATAA
- a CDS encoding START-like domain-containing protein, whose product MTGKVKINLEFIINCSPKVLYNRLSTASGLTEWFADDVRVRGKQYTFIWDGSEQTAEMTLHKENRLVRYTWLDDEDTYFEFKITRDELTGDVSLIITDFAEEDEQDETRDLWNTQVSDLKHVLGS is encoded by the coding sequence ATGACTGGTAAAGTAAAAATCAACCTGGAATTTATTATAAACTGTTCCCCTAAAGTTCTCTATAACAGACTTAGTACGGCGTCCGGATTAACCGAGTGGTTTGCCGATGATGTTCGTGTTCGGGGAAAACAATACACCTTTATTTGGGATGGCTCGGAACAAACAGCCGAGATGACTTTGCACAAAGAAAATCGCTTAGTGAGGTATACCTGGCTGGATGATGAGGACACTTATTTTGAATTTAAAATAACACGCGACGAACTTACGGGCGATGTATCGTTGATTATTACCGATTTTGCTGAGGAAGATGAACAGGATGAAACACGCGATTTGTGGAATACCCAGGTCTCTGATTTAAAACATGTGCTGGGTTCATAG
- a CDS encoding LptF/LptG family permease yields the protein MKRLHIFVIKSFLGPFFMTFFIVVFVLLMQFLWKYVDDLVGKGLDFKVLAEMMFYASFALLPLAFPLAMLLASIMTFGALGENYELVAMKASGISLFRIMRPLIIIAILITGTAFYFSNNILPKTNLKFSTLLYSVKKQRPELVLQEGVFTNEMDGYSIKVGKRDNSTKMLYDLLIYDHTKNKPNESVTVADSGLLRITEDKKYMVLNLFDGVTYQEQKAQNRAKKETYPYQRNSFKEQTIRVKVRDFEFNRRDESIFRNQYRMLTIDQLKQADDSLSLDYYNKVRNYMMQININPSLSRKMFNLTARHDSLKRERNDPKADSIFSFDQYYAGIDKWVQAEIAKTALDKARGNMQQVNMFQGQLYNKKKMLNKYRMERHRKFTLSIAVLIFFFIGAPLGAIIRKGGLGMPVVVSIFLFILYYIVSMSGEKTAREDVWNMFNGMWFSSYIFLPIGVWLTYKAATDSAIMSAETYSKLFVRLGLARFFAKKKTDQ from the coding sequence ATGAAGCGTTTACATATTTTTGTTATCAAATCATTTCTGGGGCCATTCTTTATGACCTTCTTTATCGTTGTATTTGTGCTGCTGATGCAGTTCTTATGGAAATACGTGGATGATTTGGTGGGGAAAGGTCTCGATTTTAAAGTGTTGGCAGAGATGATGTTTTATGCCTCCTTTGCATTGCTGCCTTTGGCCTTCCCGCTGGCAATGCTTTTAGCCTCAATAATGACCTTCGGAGCACTTGGCGAGAATTATGAGCTCGTAGCCATGAAAGCTTCCGGTATTTCTTTATTCAGAATAATGCGCCCCTTAATTATTATTGCCATTCTTATTACCGGAACCGCTTTTTATTTTTCCAACAATATTTTGCCTAAAACAAACCTTAAATTCTCTACGCTTTTATACAGTGTAAAAAAGCAACGTCCGGAATTGGTGTTGCAGGAAGGTGTATTTACCAACGAAATGGATGGGTACAGCATTAAGGTAGGCAAGCGCGATAACAGCACTAAAATGTTATATGATTTACTGATTTATGATCATACCAAAAACAAACCAAATGAAAGTGTAACCGTTGCCGATTCAGGATTACTGCGAATAACTGAAGATAAAAAATACATGGTGCTTAATTTGTTTGATGGAGTAACATACCAGGAGCAAAAGGCACAAAACAGGGCTAAAAAAGAAACATATCCGTACCAACGAAATAGTTTTAAAGAACAAACTATTCGTGTTAAAGTGCGCGATTTTGAATTTAACCGACGCGACGAAAGCATTTTCCGGAATCAGTATCGCATGCTTACCATCGATCAGCTTAAACAGGCCGATGATAGTTTAAGTCTTGACTATTACAATAAAGTAAGGAATTATATGATGCAGATTAATATAAACCCTTCACTCTCCCGAAAGATGTTTAATTTAACTGCTCGACATGATTCGTTAAAGCGCGAGAGAAATGATCCGAAAGCTGATTCGATTTTTAGTTTTGACCAGTATTACGCCGGAATAGACAAATGGGTGCAGGCTGAAATAGCCAAAACCGCACTTGATAAGGCACGGGGCAACATGCAACAGGTAAATATGTTTCAGGGGCAACTGTACAATAAAAAGAAAATGCTCAATAAATACCGGATGGAACGACACCGAAAATTTACCCTGTCCATTGCCGTTTTAATCTTCTTTTTTATTGGGGCGCCTTTGGGGGCTATCATTCGGAAAGGAGGGCTCGGAATGCCCGTTGTAGTCTCTATTTTTCTATTCATTTTGTATTACATTGTATCAATGAGTGGCGAAAAAACTGCGCGCGAAGACGTTTGGAATATGTTTAACGGGATGTGGTTTTCATCGTATATTTTCTTGCCTATTGGCGTATGGTTAACCTATAAAGCAGCCACCGACTCGGCCATAATGTCGGCCGAAACCTATTCTAAATTGTTTGTTAGGCTTGGGCTCGCCAGGTTTTTTGCAAAAAAGAAAACGGACCAATAA
- a CDS encoding glycosyltransferase family 4 protein — protein MRILQVTNKVPFPTKDGGAIACMNLTRGFKQHGCEVTVLAMNTLKHNVSLGEIPDSIKKLANFELVDVPASINKFDALLNFIFSRKPYNAVRFIDKNFSRKLVELLQTNVYDIIQLEGLYVCPYIPLIKKYSNARVVYRAHNIEFEIWERAAQLERGWKRFYLNNLSKRIKRFETALLNTYDLLVPITGRDGQILDRLGNKKEKHISQTGIDTEQLVPNNTKLEFPSLFHMGSLEWAPNQEGILWFIENCWPLIQEKYPRLRFYVAGRNAPGWLIDKLSVKGVVFEGEVANAYEFMNTKAIMLVPLFSGSGMRIKIIEGMALGKSIISTPIGAEGINVTNGTNVLIAQNINEFVDAVEKLVENRELFNGIGKNAMEFIHENFDNLATTAKLIDFYKQYST, from the coding sequence ATGAGAATTTTGCAGGTAACAAATAAAGTTCCTTTTCCAACCAAGGACGGTGGGGCTATAGCTTGTATGAACCTAACACGCGGGTTTAAACAGCATGGGTGTGAGGTTACTGTTTTGGCAATGAATACCTTAAAGCATAATGTGAGCCTTGGCGAAATTCCTGATTCAATTAAAAAACTGGCAAATTTCGAGTTGGTTGATGTGCCTGCCAGCATAAATAAATTCGATGCCCTGTTAAATTTTATTTTTTCCCGGAAGCCTTACAATGCTGTTCGTTTTATTGATAAAAATTTTAGTAGAAAACTGGTTGAATTGTTGCAAACCAATGTTTATGATATTATTCAACTTGAAGGACTTTATGTTTGTCCGTACATTCCGCTAATAAAAAAGTATTCGAATGCCAGGGTGGTTTATCGTGCGCACAATATCGAGTTTGAAATTTGGGAACGGGCTGCGCAGCTCGAACGAGGATGGAAACGATTTTACCTGAACAACCTCTCAAAAAGGATAAAGCGCTTTGAAACAGCTTTGCTAAATACCTACGATTTATTAGTACCGATAACCGGGCGCGACGGACAAATTTTAGATCGTTTGGGCAATAAAAAAGAGAAACACATATCGCAAACAGGAATTGATACCGAGCAACTGGTTCCGAATAATACTAAGCTGGAATTTCCTTCATTATTTCACATGGGCTCGCTGGAGTGGGCCCCAAACCAGGAAGGAATTTTATGGTTTATAGAAAATTGCTGGCCTCTTATTCAAGAAAAATATCCCAGGCTTCGTTTTTATGTGGCAGGCAGAAACGCTCCCGGGTGGCTTATCGATAAGTTATCGGTAAAAGGAGTTGTTTTTGAAGGAGAGGTGGCTAATGCCTACGAATTTATGAATACAAAAGCCATTATGCTTGTTCCCCTGTTTTCGGGAAGCGGAATGCGCATAAAGATTATTGAAGGAATGGCTTTGGGGAAAAGCATTATCTCAACTCCGATAGGTGCCGAAGGAATAAATGTTACCAACGGTACCAATGTGCTTATTGCCCAAAATATAAACGAATTTGTGGATGCGGTGGAGAAGTTGGTCGAGAACCGTGAATTATTTAATGGAATAGGTAAAAATGCAATGGAATTTATCCATGAAAATTTTGATAACTTAGCAACGACGGCAAAACTTATTGATTTCTACAAACAGTATAGCACATGA
- a CDS encoding glycosyltransferase family 2 protein, translated as MILNVLFWLLLFILFYTYAGYALVLWVLVSLKKLFVNAKDHSTSADYEPDVCLFVTAYNEKDYIKQKVENAFSLDYPKEKIQYLWITDGSDDGSPEMLKKFENLEVYHQPERKGKMHAMNRGMKFVKAPIVIFSDSNTILGQQSIREIVKCFSMQNVGCVAGEKRIIQQDEEAAAGAGEGLYWKMESWIKQKDWELNSAVGAVGELFAIRTALFDDVETDTLLDDFMISLRIAQKGFKIAYAPNAYAKETASLNVKEELKRKVRIAAGGIQTIARLKGLLNPIKNGILSWQYFSHKVLRWALAPPALFLLFLVNLLLVGINNNWESSGFYTLALYIQLFCYVAAILGWYFENRKVRLKLLFVPYYFVMINYASLLGMQRYFTKQQSVNWEKSQRAG; from the coding sequence ATGATTTTAAACGTTTTGTTTTGGTTGCTACTTTTTATTCTGTTTTATACTTATGCAGGGTATGCGCTTGTTTTATGGGTGTTGGTTAGCTTAAAAAAGCTGTTTGTTAATGCAAAGGATCACAGCACCTCTGCTGACTATGAACCGGATGTGTGCTTATTTGTGACGGCCTACAACGAAAAAGACTACATAAAACAAAAGGTAGAAAATGCATTTTCACTCGACTATCCGAAAGAAAAAATTCAGTATTTATGGATTACTGATGGCTCTGACGATGGCAGTCCTGAAATGTTGAAAAAGTTCGAGAACCTGGAGGTTTATCATCAGCCTGAGCGTAAAGGGAAAATGCATGCAATGAACAGGGGGATGAAATTTGTAAAGGCCCCAATTGTAATTTTTTCAGATTCAAACACCATTTTGGGGCAACAGTCGATTCGGGAAATTGTAAAGTGTTTTAGTATGCAGAATGTGGGCTGTGTTGCCGGAGAAAAGCGAATAATTCAACAGGATGAGGAAGCAGCTGCCGGGGCAGGTGAGGGCTTGTACTGGAAAATGGAATCGTGGATAAAGCAAAAAGACTGGGAGTTAAACTCTGCCGTGGGCGCGGTTGGAGAATTATTTGCTATTCGTACCGCGCTGTTTGACGACGTGGAAACCGATACCTTACTCGACGATTTTATGATTTCGTTGCGAATAGCCCAAAAAGGATTTAAAATAGCCTATGCGCCCAATGCTTACGCAAAAGAAACCGCTTCGTTAAATGTAAAAGAAGAGCTTAAACGAAAGGTGAGAATAGCAGCCGGCGGTATTCAAACTATTGCAAGGTTAAAAGGACTTTTAAATCCGATTAAAAACGGAATTTTATCGTGGCAGTATTTTTCGCATAAAGTATTGCGTTGGGCCTTGGCACCACCGGCTTTATTTTTACTGTTTTTGGTTAACCTGTTGTTGGTTGGTATCAATAATAATTGGGAGAGTTCCGGTTTTTATACCCTTGCACTTTATATTCAGCTCTTTTGTTATGTAGCTGCTATTTTGGGGTGGTACTTCGAAAACCGAAAAGTAAGGTTAAAGTTGCTTTTCGTGCCCTACTATTTTGTAATGATTAATTATGCGTCATTGTTGGGCATGCAGCGCTATTTTACCAAACAGCAATCGGTAAACTGGGAGAAATCGCAAAGGGCAGGGTAG
- a CDS encoding RNA methyltransferase, whose amino-acid sequence MNTKLLEYLSGYLTPQRNELFDKVMLNRTKHITVVLEDIYQSQNASAVIRTCDCFGIQDVHIIEDRNEFVVNREIAMGASKWLSMHKYNIEANNTVEIIKSLKKQGYRIVATTPHTNDQELQDFDVAKGKTALVFGSELPGITETIMQEADEFLKIPMYGFTESFNISVSAAIILHHLTMKMRNTKDLNWQLSDEEKTELKLEWIRKTIKRSELLEKRFLEENQE is encoded by the coding sequence ATGAATACAAAACTTCTTGAATATTTATCGGGCTACCTCACTCCCCAGCGCAACGAGCTTTTTGACAAAGTTATGCTAAACAGAACCAAACACATTACGGTTGTTCTGGAAGATATTTACCAATCGCAAAATGCCAGTGCTGTTATTCGAACCTGCGATTGCTTTGGTATTCAAGATGTACATATTATTGAAGACAGAAATGAATTTGTAGTTAACCGCGAGATTGCCATGGGGGCCTCAAAATGGCTAAGCATGCACAAATACAATATTGAAGCAAATAACACGGTTGAGATTATTAAAAGCCTGAAAAAACAAGGCTACCGCATTGTTGCAACAACACCACATACCAACGACCAGGAACTTCAGGACTTTGATGTTGCCAAAGGAAAAACAGCCCTGGTTTTTGGATCTGAACTGCCCGGAATAACGGAAACAATTATGCAGGAGGCCGATGAATTTCTAAAAATTCCGATGTATGGTTTTACCGAAAGTTTCAATATTTCGGTATCTGCTGCTATTATTCTGCATCATCTGACAATGAAAATGCGAAATACCAAAGATCTTAACTGGCAGTTAAGCGATGAAGAAAAAACTGAACTTAAACTGGAATGGATAAGAAAAACCATTAAAAGAAGCGAGCTGCTGGAAAAGCGTTTTCTTGAAGAAAACCAAGAATAA
- a CDS encoding HU family DNA-binding protein, giving the protein MNKAQLLDAMAEKAGLSKADAKKALDAFIGATTDALKAGDRVALIGFGSFSVSERGARTGRNPQTGKEITIPAKKVVKFKAGAELADAVS; this is encoded by the coding sequence ATGAACAAAGCACAATTACTTGATGCGATGGCCGAAAAAGCAGGCCTTAGTAAAGCTGATGCTAAAAAAGCTCTTGATGCATTTATCGGTGCCACAACTGACGCTTTAAAAGCTGGCGACCGTGTTGCTCTTATTGGTTTTGGTTCTTTCTCTGTTTCAGAGCGTGGTGCCAGAACTGGTAGAAATCCTCAAACAGGAAAAGAAATTACTATTCCAGCTAAAAAAGTTGTTAAATTTAAAGCTGGTGCAGAATTAGCTGACGCTGTATCGTAA